In a single window of the Gemmatimonadaceae bacterium genome:
- a CDS encoding NADPH-dependent FMN reductase, which produces MTTFSVGYLIGSLSKKSINRRLAHALIRLAPKELAFTEIPIADLPLYNYDLDNDFPPAATAFKEQIAKVDAVLFVTPEYNRSIPGALKNAIDWASRPYGQNSFARKPSAVIGASPGKIGTAVAQQHLRSILGYSNSPQMNSPEAYIQFEKGMITDDGEVTKEDTAKFLRDYMTEFHGFITRVYTVLPRPE; this is translated from the coding sequence ATGACGACCTTCTCAGTGGGGTACCTGATCGGCAGCCTCTCGAAGAAGTCCATCAACCGGAGGCTCGCCCACGCGCTCATCCGGCTCGCGCCGAAGGAGCTGGCTTTCACCGAGATCCCCATCGCCGATCTCCCGCTGTACAACTACGACCTCGACAACGACTTCCCGCCCGCGGCGACCGCGTTCAAGGAGCAGATCGCCAAGGTGGACGCGGTCCTCTTCGTCACCCCGGAATACAACCGCTCCATCCCGGGCGCGCTCAAGAACGCCATCGACTGGGCCAGCCGCCCGTACGGCCAGAACTCGTTCGCCAGGAAGCCCTCCGCCGTCATCGGCGCCTCCCCCGGAAAGATCGGAACCGCCGTCGCCCAGCAACACCTCCGGAGCATACTCGGCTACAGCAACTCACCGCAGATGAATTCTCCCGAAGCATACATCCAGTTCGAAAAGGGGATGATCACGGATGACGGAGAGGTCACGAAGGAAGACACCGCGAAGTTTCTGCGCGATTACATGACCGAGTTCCACGGCTTCATTACCCGCGTCTACACGGTGCTCCCGAGACCGGAATAG
- a CDS encoding NAD(P)(+) transhydrogenase (Re/Si-specific) subunit beta: MFSLINILYLAAAVLFILGLMGLSHPKTAVAGNRKAAVGMLLAIVATLLDRNVIESGTRGLMLIAAGVALGAIIGAVFALKIKMTAMPQMVALLNGFGGGASVLIAGAALHDAVNPNLQLLIATAVSGIIGAVTFWGSLVAFDKLQEFLLPGKPIHFPMQQPLNALLAIVALALAVWIVLDPTSDMTFWALVLVASVLGVLLTIPIGGADMPVAVALLNSYSGLAAAAAGFVLNNNALIITGSLVGASGIILSQIMCKAMNRSLPNVLLGKLGSGESTGASADETYAGKIKSTSPEEIAMLLETARRVVIVPGYGLAVSQAQHAVRELATLLESKGTTVEFGIHPVAGRMPGHMNVLLAEADVPYDKLKEMDEINPQFGQVDVVLVIGANDVVNPLAITDPSSPIAGMPILEVGKAGSVIVMKRSLSPGFAGIPNPLFAADNTLMYFGDGKAAIQALVAAVKEG, translated from the coding sequence ATGTTCTCGCTGATCAACATCCTCTATCTCGCGGCCGCGGTGCTGTTCATCCTCGGCCTGATGGGGCTGTCGCACCCGAAGACGGCGGTCGCGGGGAACCGGAAGGCGGCGGTTGGCATGCTGCTGGCGATCGTGGCGACGCTGCTCGACCGGAACGTGATCGAGTCGGGGACGCGCGGGCTGATGCTGATCGCGGCCGGCGTCGCGCTCGGCGCGATCATCGGCGCGGTGTTCGCGCTCAAGATCAAGATGACGGCGATGCCGCAGATGGTGGCGTTGCTGAACGGCTTCGGCGGCGGCGCGTCGGTGTTGATCGCCGGCGCGGCGCTGCACGACGCGGTGAATCCCAACCTGCAGCTGCTGATCGCGACGGCGGTGTCGGGGATCATCGGCGCGGTGACGTTCTGGGGGAGCTTGGTGGCGTTCGACAAGCTCCAGGAGTTCCTGCTCCCCGGAAAGCCGATCCATTTCCCGATGCAGCAGCCGCTGAACGCGCTGCTCGCGATCGTCGCGCTGGCGCTGGCGGTGTGGATCGTGCTGGATCCGACGTCGGACATGACGTTCTGGGCGCTGGTGCTGGTCGCGTCGGTGCTGGGCGTGCTGCTGACGATCCCGATCGGCGGGGCGGACATGCCGGTCGCGGTGGCGCTGCTCAACTCCTACTCGGGTCTCGCGGCCGCGGCCGCCGGGTTCGTGCTGAACAACAACGCGCTGATCATCACCGGCTCGCTGGTGGGGGCGTCGGGGATCATCCTGAGCCAGATCATGTGCAAGGCGATGAACCGGTCGCTGCCGAACGTGCTGCTCGGCAAGCTCGGCTCGGGCGAGAGCACGGGCGCGAGCGCGGACGAGACGTACGCGGGCAAGATCAAGTCGACTTCACCGGAAGAGATCGCGATGCTGCTCGAGACCGCGCGGCGGGTGGTGATCGTGCCGGGTTACGGGCTGGCGGTATCGCAGGCGCAGCACGCGGTGCGCGAGCTGGCGACGCTGCTGGAGTCGAAGGGGACGACGGTGGAGTTCGGGATTCATCCTGTGGCGGGCCGGATGCCCGGGCACATGAACGTCCTGCTGGCGGAAGCCGACGTGCCGTACGACAAGCTGAAGGAGATGGACGAGATCAACCCGCAGTTCGGCCAGGTGGACGTAGTGCTGGTGATCGGCGCGAACGACGTGGTGAATCCGCTGGCGATTACGGATCCGTCGAGCCCGATCGCGGGGATGCCGATTCTCGAGGTCGGCAAGGCGGGGAGCGTGATCGTGATGAAGCGTAGCCTGAGTCCCGGGTTTGCCGGGATCCCGAATCCGCTGTTCGCCGCCGATAACACGCTGATGTATTTCGGGGATGGCAAGGCGGCGATTCAGGCGTTGGTTGCCGCAGTGAAGGAAGGGTAG
- a CDS encoding ATP-binding protein, translating to MDGLAVEGDPDRIQQILLNILANAVKFTPAGGRVTLSADAPTADAACLRVRDSGPGIPSEMQGRIFEPFSQLEGRPAGSDGVGLGLAISRTLARASGGDIAVESVPGDGATFVVSLPRAM from the coding sequence GTGGATGGCCTGGCGGTGGAAGGCGATCCGGACCGGATTCAGCAGATCCTGCTGAACATCCTCGCCAACGCGGTGAAGTTCACTCCGGCGGGCGGGCGCGTGACGCTCTCGGCGGATGCGCCCACCGCGGACGCCGCGTGCCTCCGTGTCCGCGACTCGGGCCCGGGCATTCCGAGCGAGATGCAGGGCCGGATCTTCGAGCCGTTCAGTCAGCTCGAGGGCCGACCCGCCGGCAGCGACGGCGTCGGGCTCGGCCTCGCCATCAGCCGCACGCTCGCGCGCGCGAGCGGCGGCGACATCGCGGTGGAGAGCGTGCCGGGCGACGGCGCGACGTTCGTCGTCAGTCTGCCGCGCGCCATGTAG
- a CDS encoding type II toxin-antitoxin system VapB family antitoxin has translation MATNLALDDRLVNKALRLGGHRTKKATVTEALKEYIQRRQQLGILELFGTIDFHPDFDREYKRARHRR, from the coding sequence ATGGCTACCAATTTGGCGTTAGACGACCGCCTGGTGAATAAGGCATTGCGACTCGGAGGCCACCGCACAAAAAAGGCGACAGTCACCGAGGCACTCAAGGAGTACATCCAGCGACGGCAGCAGCTCGGGATTCTGGAGTTGTTCGGGACGATCGACTTTCATCCAGATTTCGACCGCGAATACAAGCGGGCCCGCCACCGGCGGTGA
- a CDS encoding NAD(P)H-binding protein yields the protein MTLVLLTGATGYVGGRLLSVLEERGHRVRCVARKPEKLTPKVGRTTEVVAGDVLDRASLDAALRDVDAAYYLVHSMGSAGSFESEDRAAARNFGEAAAAAGVQRIIYLGALGSGDEELSPHLQSRHEVGDILRESGVPVIELRASIIIGAGSLSFEMIRSLVERLPVMITPRWVKVPAQPIAIDDVLEYLVAALTVPTTRSATYEIGGADEMSYADIMREYARQRGKPLRIISVPVLTPFLSSLWLSLVTPVYARVGRKLIESITHPTVVRDPAALSAFAVRPVGLEEAIRRALGGYRFDNHP from the coding sequence GTGACGCTCGTACTTCTGACCGGCGCGACCGGATACGTCGGCGGACGACTGCTCTCCGTGCTCGAAGAGCGCGGACACCGCGTCCGCTGCGTCGCGCGGAAGCCGGAGAAGCTGACGCCCAAAGTGGGGCGTACGACGGAGGTCGTCGCCGGCGACGTTCTCGACCGCGCAAGCCTCGACGCCGCGCTGCGCGATGTGGACGCGGCGTACTACCTGGTCCACTCGATGGGCTCCGCGGGATCCTTCGAGAGCGAAGACCGCGCTGCCGCGCGCAACTTCGGCGAGGCCGCCGCCGCCGCGGGCGTGCAGCGCATCATTTATCTAGGCGCGCTCGGGAGCGGAGACGAGGAGCTGTCGCCGCATCTGCAGAGCCGGCACGAGGTGGGCGACATCCTGCGGGAATCGGGAGTGCCGGTGATCGAGCTGCGCGCGTCCATCATCATCGGCGCGGGGAGTCTCTCGTTCGAGATGATCCGGTCGCTGGTGGAGCGCCTTCCCGTCATGATCACTCCGCGGTGGGTGAAGGTGCCGGCGCAGCCGATCGCGATAGACGACGTGCTCGAATACCTCGTGGCCGCGCTGACGGTTCCGACGACGCGGAGCGCGACTTATGAGATCGGCGGAGCCGACGAGATGTCGTACGCCGACATCATGCGCGAGTACGCGCGGCAGCGCGGGAAGCCGTTGCGCATCATCTCCGTGCCGGTGCTGACTCCGTTTCTCTCGAGCCTGTGGCTCAGTCTCGTCACGCCGGTGTACGCGCGAGTCGGTCGCAAGCTGATCGAGAGCATCACCCACCCCACCGTCGTCCGTGACCCGGCCGCGCTGAGCGCGTTCGCCGTGCGGCCGGTGGGCCTCGAGGAAGCGATCCGCCGGGCGCTCGGCGGCTATAGATTCGACAACCACCCCTGA
- a CDS encoding transcriptional regulator: MRIASGFPERLAALDSVLDHRVRLAVCVLLSRYDRLSFSRLKELTAETDGSLGAHLRKLENAGYAKVRKEFVGRKPTSWYSLSPKGMSALAVHLHALTELLSGEGA, from the coding sequence TTGAGAATCGCATCCGGGTTTCCCGAGCGCCTCGCGGCGCTCGACTCGGTCCTCGACCACCGCGTGCGGCTGGCGGTCTGCGTGCTGCTGTCGCGCTACGACCGGCTGTCCTTCTCCCGGCTCAAGGAGCTGACCGCCGAAACAGACGGCTCGCTCGGAGCGCACCTGCGCAAGCTCGAGAACGCGGGCTATGCCAAGGTCAGGAAGGAGTTCGTGGGTCGGAAGCCGACGAGCTGGTATTCGCTTTCGCCGAAAGGGATGAGCGCGCTGGCGGTGCACCTCCACGCGCTTACCGAGCTGCTTTCCGGGGAGGGCGCCTAA
- a CDS encoding PIN domain-containing protein yields MRALVDTSAWSLALRRTRKVEHPAGTALAALIEKGDALLLGLVRQELLSGMPDARSFDVLREYLRAFPDVMVQADDHEEAALFYNRCRSRGIQGSAVDFLICAVAARRDLPILTVDRDFPRYSSLLPIRLYPLPA; encoded by the coding sequence GTGAGAGCCCTCGTCGATACGTCCGCCTGGTCGCTGGCCTTGCGGCGGACACGCAAAGTCGAGCACCCGGCCGGGACGGCGCTCGCGGCCCTCATCGAGAAGGGCGATGCGCTGCTACTCGGGCTCGTCCGCCAGGAGCTGCTCTCGGGGATGCCCGATGCGCGCAGCTTCGATGTGCTCAGGGAGTACCTCCGAGCGTTTCCGGACGTCATGGTTCAGGCCGACGACCACGAAGAGGCGGCGCTGTTCTACAACCGATGCCGCAGCCGGGGAATACAGGGATCTGCGGTTGATTTTCTGATCTGCGCCGTAGCGGCCCGCCGCGATCTTCCCATTCTCACGGTGGATCGCGATTTCCCGCGTTATTCCAGCCTTCTGCCGATCCGGCTTTACCCGCTTCCGGCCTGA
- a CDS encoding NAD(P) transhydrogenase subunit alpha — protein METFISALTIFVLAVFVGVFVIKRVPPLLHTPLMSGSNAISGITIVGAMISIATPSPLSTIFGFIAVVFATINVVGGFLVTNRMLGMFRKKE, from the coding sequence ATGGAAACGTTCATCAGCGCCCTCACGATCTTCGTGCTCGCGGTATTCGTCGGCGTGTTCGTGATCAAGCGCGTGCCGCCGCTGCTGCACACTCCGCTGATGTCGGGGTCGAACGCGATCTCGGGGATCACGATCGTCGGCGCGATGATCTCGATCGCGACGCCGAGCCCGCTGAGCACGATCTTCGGCTTCATCGCGGTGGTGTTCGCGACGATCAACGTGGTGGGCGGGTTCCTGGTGACGAACCGGATGCTCGGCATGTTCAGGAAGAAGGAGTAG
- a CDS encoding GAF domain-containing protein: MAVQSTASDLERPDGMSSYAALVDSVRRLTFMSKASTAMLMRDEPRDILAGVYALLRAELRLDCCFNYLVEDDATKLRLNFAAGVTGEQESSLEWLDFGQAVCGVVAVRRAEIVREDVQAARDPMVDLIRSMGITAYICEPLMAGDRLVGTFSVGTRSRTRFLREEIALLRTIAAPLAFALDRRRLIRHQRLLRQRSDRLQALTAALSSSATPTEVAAAVIEHTTAMFGAVGTIITRRMRNGQSLEILGARAVPDHIKREWAVFPVDSDVPLAEVVRTGDTVVIESPEEWSARYPRFAGLLEESGQHSLIAVPLVIESRTIGSMGVAFGHPRRFTRDDHNAASIIAQHCAQALERARLLEAEQLARQALESSDREKAELLASVSHDLRTPLNAIGGYVQLLQMGVRGELTEGQAHDLDRIAGNQRHLLHLVEELLRFSRETASPQPREIKRVPVVDALRTALDSVAP; this comes from the coding sequence GTGGCCGTTCAAAGCACCGCTTCCGACCTGGAACGCCCTGACGGGATGTCGAGCTACGCGGCGCTCGTCGACAGCGTTCGCCGCCTGACTTTCATGTCGAAGGCGTCGACGGCGATGTTGATGCGGGACGAGCCGCGCGACATTCTCGCCGGCGTGTATGCCCTGCTGCGCGCAGAGCTGCGGCTCGACTGCTGCTTCAACTATCTCGTCGAGGACGACGCGACCAAGCTGCGGCTGAACTTCGCCGCCGGCGTGACCGGGGAGCAGGAGAGCTCGCTCGAGTGGCTGGACTTCGGCCAGGCAGTGTGCGGCGTGGTCGCGGTGCGGCGCGCCGAGATCGTGCGCGAGGACGTGCAGGCCGCGCGCGATCCGATGGTCGATCTCATCCGGTCGATGGGCATTACCGCCTACATCTGCGAGCCGTTGATGGCGGGCGATCGGCTGGTCGGCACCTTCTCGGTGGGGACGCGCAGCCGCACGCGCTTCCTCCGCGAGGAGATCGCGCTGCTCCGCACGATCGCGGCGCCGCTCGCGTTCGCGCTCGACCGCCGCCGGCTGATCCGCCACCAGCGGCTGCTCCGCCAGCGCAGCGACCGCCTCCAGGCGCTGACCGCCGCGCTGTCCAGCTCCGCGACGCCGACCGAAGTGGCGGCCGCGGTGATCGAGCACACCACCGCGATGTTCGGCGCCGTCGGCACCATCATCACCCGCCGTATGCGCAACGGCCAGTCGCTCGAGATACTCGGGGCCCGCGCGGTTCCCGATCACATCAAGCGCGAGTGGGCGGTCTTTCCGGTCGACTCCGACGTCCCGCTCGCCGAGGTCGTACGCACCGGCGATACCGTCGTCATCGAATCGCCAGAGGAATGGTCCGCCCGCTACCCGCGGTTCGCCGGGTTGCTGGAGGAGTCCGGGCAGCACTCGCTGATCGCCGTGCCGCTGGTGATCGAGTCGCGCACCATCGGCTCGATGGGCGTAGCGTTCGGGCACCCGCGGCGGTTCACCCGTGACGACCACAACGCCGCCAGCATCATCGCGCAGCATTGCGCCCAGGCGCTCGAGCGCGCGCGTCTGCTCGAGGCGGAGCAGCTGGCGCGGCAGGCGCTGGAATCGTCCGACCGCGAGAAGGCCGAGCTGCTGGCGTCCGTCAGCCACGACCTCCGCACGCCGCTGAACGCGATCGGCGGCTACGTCCAGCTCCTGCAGATGGGTGTCCGCGGCGAGCTGACCGAGGGCCAGGCCCACGACCTCGACCGGATCGCGGGCAACCAGCGGCACCTGCTGCACCTGGTGGAGGAGCTGCTGCGCTTCTCCAGGGAGACCGCCTCGCCGCAGCCGCGCGAGATCAAGCGCGTCCCCGTGGTCGACGCGCTCCGGACCGCGCTCGATTCGGTCGCCCCGTAG
- a CDS encoding Re/Si-specific NAD(P)(+) transhydrogenase subunit alpha — translation MKIGVPKETFRGERRVALVPGVIASLKAKGAEVLVESGAGTAAGFTDAAYTDKGAQIVPRAQLFSDSDVIAQVRAGEDLAGLRSGQAVIAFLDPLGAPQTMRKLAGTGATAFSIELMPRITRAQSMDALSSQATVAGYKAVLLAATHLPRMFPMLMTAAGTITPARVFVLGAGVAGLQAIATAKRLGAVIEAYDVRAAVKEQVQSVGAKFVELPLDTTAAEGSGGYAAAQDESFYRRQREVLGKVVAGTDVVITTAAIPGQKSPVLITREMVTHMAPGSVIVDLAAERGGNCEVTKADEVVELNGVTVLGPTNLPATVPYHASQMYAKNVSTFLLHLLKDGALNVDREDEITRETLVTQGGQVVHERVKKLLADSGNG, via the coding sequence ATGAAGATCGGCGTTCCGAAAGAGACATTTCGCGGCGAGCGGCGTGTCGCGCTCGTGCCCGGAGTCATCGCTTCACTGAAAGCGAAGGGAGCCGAGGTGCTGGTCGAGAGCGGCGCGGGCACCGCGGCCGGATTCACCGACGCGGCGTACACCGACAAGGGCGCGCAGATAGTCCCGCGCGCGCAGCTTTTCTCCGACTCCGACGTCATCGCGCAGGTTCGCGCGGGAGAAGATCTCGCGGGGCTTCGCTCCGGCCAGGCAGTCATCGCGTTTCTCGACCCGCTCGGCGCGCCGCAGACGATGCGCAAGCTCGCGGGTACTGGCGCTACCGCGTTCTCCATCGAGCTGATGCCGCGCATCACCCGCGCGCAGAGCATGGACGCGCTGTCGTCGCAAGCCACGGTCGCCGGGTACAAGGCGGTGCTGCTCGCCGCGACGCATCTCCCGCGCATGTTCCCGATGCTCATGACCGCCGCGGGCACGATCACCCCCGCGCGCGTGTTCGTGCTGGGCGCGGGCGTCGCGGGGCTGCAGGCGATCGCGACGGCCAAGCGACTCGGCGCGGTGATCGAAGCGTACGACGTGCGCGCCGCGGTGAAGGAGCAGGTGCAGAGCGTCGGCGCCAAGTTCGTGGAGCTGCCGCTGGACACGACCGCCGCCGAGGGAAGCGGCGGGTACGCCGCCGCGCAGGACGAGTCGTTCTATAGAAGGCAGCGCGAGGTGCTCGGCAAGGTCGTGGCCGGCACGGACGTAGTGATCACGACCGCGGCGATCCCGGGGCAGAAGTCGCCGGTGCTGATCACGCGGGAGATGGTGACCCACATGGCGCCCGGCTCCGTGATCGTGGATCTGGCCGCCGAGCGCGGCGGGAACTGCGAGGTGACGAAGGCGGACGAGGTCGTGGAGCTGAACGGCGTGACCGTGCTCGGTCCGACGAATCTCCCCGCGACGGTGCCGTACCACGCCAGCCAGATGTACGCCAAGAACGTGTCCACCTTCCTGTTGCACCTGCTCAAGGACGGCGCGTTGAACGTGGACCGAGAGGACGAGATCACGCGCGAGACGCTGGTGACGCAGGGCGGGCAAGTCGTGCACGAGCGGGTGAAGAAGCTGCTCGCCGATTCGGGGAACGGATAA
- a CDS encoding heavy metal translocating P-type ATPase, translating into MAPHDHQQHEHGHGAEAETRRKAPAAAAATHGAHDKHDKHAGHSPGMFRDRFWLSLLLTLPVIYWSEHVEMILGYRAVSFAGSDWIAPVLATVVFLYGGLVFLQGAWRELKARLPGMMTLISLAIVVAFVFSWVVQLGLVDAEPIWWELATLVTIMLLGHWIEMRSITQAQGALQELAKLLPDTATRVTDAGEERVPVSELRTGDVVLVRPGESVPADGVVRKGSSDLNESMITGESRPVKKQEGDEVIAATINGEGALQIEVTGTGDDTKLSGIMRLVADAQTSKSRAQHLADRAAQILTGVAIVAGVVTLVVWQLLGASIDFSVVRVVTVLVISCPHALGLAVPLVVAISTTLGARNGLLVRDRRGLEEARNVGTVIFDKTGTLTLGEFRVVHMAVAEGTSEDDALRIAAGIESQSEHPIARGIVKTAEDRKLALPAADGFRAITGKGVAASIEGVEYHIGGPALLQAEDVQVPDALRAAADAAAGRGQAAIYLVRDRKAIAIFAVADAIREESREAIRALHERGIKVAMLTGDAQAVADAVAKELGIDTVFAQVLPEDKASKVRELQADGSKVAMVGDGVNDAPALATADVGIAIGAGTDVAVEAGDIVLVRSDPRDIPRIVTLSRATYRKMLQNLWWAAGYNIVAIPLAAGVLYSWGILLTPAVGAVFMSASTVIVAINAQLLKRVQL; encoded by the coding sequence ATGGCGCCGCACGACCACCAGCAGCACGAGCACGGGCACGGGGCCGAAGCGGAGACCCGGCGGAAGGCACCCGCGGCCGCGGCCGCTACCCACGGCGCGCACGACAAGCACGACAAGCACGCGGGCCACAGTCCGGGAATGTTCCGCGACCGGTTCTGGCTGTCGCTGCTGCTCACGCTGCCGGTGATCTACTGGTCCGAGCACGTGGAGATGATCCTCGGATACCGCGCGGTGAGCTTCGCCGGCTCCGACTGGATCGCGCCGGTGCTGGCGACGGTTGTCTTCCTTTACGGCGGCCTCGTCTTCCTCCAGGGCGCGTGGCGCGAGCTGAAGGCGCGGCTGCCCGGGATGATGACGCTGATTTCCCTCGCGATCGTCGTCGCGTTCGTCTTCTCCTGGGTCGTGCAGCTCGGACTCGTGGACGCGGAGCCGATCTGGTGGGAGCTGGCGACGCTCGTGACGATCATGCTGCTCGGCCACTGGATCGAGATGCGCTCGATCACGCAGGCGCAGGGGGCGCTGCAGGAGCTGGCCAAGCTGTTGCCGGACACGGCCACGCGCGTGACGGACGCGGGCGAGGAGCGAGTGCCGGTCAGCGAGCTGCGCACCGGCGACGTCGTGCTCGTCCGCCCGGGCGAGAGCGTGCCCGCGGACGGCGTCGTCCGGAAGGGGAGCAGCGATCTCAACGAGTCGATGATCACGGGCGAGTCGCGTCCGGTGAAGAAGCAGGAGGGCGACGAGGTGATCGCCGCGACGATCAACGGCGAAGGCGCGCTGCAAATCGAAGTCACGGGCACCGGTGACGACACGAAGCTTTCCGGCATCATGCGGCTCGTGGCCGACGCGCAGACCTCCAAGTCGCGAGCGCAGCATCTCGCCGATCGCGCGGCGCAGATTCTCACCGGCGTGGCCATCGTTGCCGGCGTGGTCACGCTGGTGGTGTGGCAGCTGCTCGGCGCGTCCATCGATTTCTCGGTCGTACGTGTGGTCACGGTTCTGGTGATCTCCTGTCCGCACGCGCTCGGCCTGGCCGTGCCGCTGGTCGTCGCGATCTCCACCACGCTCGGCGCGCGCAACGGGCTGCTGGTGCGCGACCGGCGCGGACTCGAGGAAGCGCGCAACGTCGGCACGGTGATCTTCGACAAGACCGGCACGCTCACGCTCGGCGAATTCCGGGTGGTGCACATGGCGGTGGCGGAGGGCACGTCGGAAGACGACGCGCTCAGAATCGCGGCGGGGATCGAGTCGCAGTCGGAGCATCCGATCGCGCGCGGCATCGTGAAGACCGCCGAAGACCGCAAGCTCGCGCTGCCGGCGGCCGACGGATTCAGGGCGATCACCGGCAAGGGCGTGGCCGCTTCCATAGAAGGGGTGGAGTATCACATCGGCGGACCCGCGCTGCTCCAGGCGGAGGACGTACAGGTCCCCGACGCTCTCCGGGCCGCGGCCGATGCCGCCGCAGGCCGCGGACAGGCGGCCATCTATCTGGTGCGGGACCGCAAAGCCATCGCGATTTTCGCCGTGGCGGACGCGATCCGCGAGGAAAGCCGCGAAGCTATCCGCGCGCTGCACGAGCGCGGGATCAAGGTGGCGATGCTCACGGGCGACGCGCAGGCGGTCGCCGACGCGGTGGCGAAGGAGCTGGGGATCGACACCGTGTTCGCGCAGGTGTTGCCCGAAGACAAGGCGTCCAAGGTGCGCGAGCTGCAGGCGGACGGAAGCAAGGTCGCGATGGTGGGCGACGGAGTGAACGACGCGCCCGCGCTCGCCACGGCCGACGTCGGGATCGCGATCGGCGCGGGAACCGACGTCGCGGTGGAGGCGGGCGATATCGTCCTCGTGCGCTCAGATCCCCGCGACATCCCCAGGATCGTCACGCTGTCGCGCGCGACCTACCGGAAGATGCTGCAGAACCTGTGGTGGGCGGCGGGCTACAACATCGTCGCCATTCCGCTCGCGGCGGGTGTGCTCTACTCGTGGGGAATTCTGCTGACACCCGCGGTCGGCGCAGTGTTCATGTCGGCGAGCACGGTGATCGTTGCGATCAACGCGCAGCTACTGAAAAGAGTGCAGTTGTAA
- a CDS encoding sensor histidine kinase, giving the protein MRLSQFIIANREPIMAEWEAFARTCAPASGSMDIAALRDHASEMLTVIAKDLATPQGDRAQAEKSKGNAPEEVTRTAATRHGADRAESGFTTDQMVSEYRALRASVIRLWAKSQGKATPDDLEDLTRFNEAIDQALAESIMRYTQDLDNSKEMFLAILGHDLRTPLGAVLMSSEFMLETGELVEPHLELAKRISRSAIRMNQMVGALLDFTRSRLGGGIPIDRGSMNMGKAVHDVVAELCAIYPSRSIDVDARGSLDGEWDCERITQVLTNLIGNALEHGAADTGVTVAVHGDSDEVTVEIHNRGAAIPPEQLKGLFNPMKKSESGAVGGNSPTGNLGLGLYIAERIVHAHKGQIVVESSEEDGTRFTVHLPRHG; this is encoded by the coding sequence ATGCGTCTCTCCCAATTCATCATCGCGAATCGCGAGCCGATAATGGCGGAATGGGAGGCATTCGCGCGCACCTGCGCGCCGGCTAGCGGCTCGATGGACATCGCGGCGCTGCGCGACCACGCGAGCGAGATGCTGACGGTGATCGCCAAGGACCTCGCCACGCCGCAGGGCGATCGGGCGCAGGCCGAGAAGTCCAAGGGCAACGCGCCCGAGGAGGTGACGAGAACCGCGGCGACGAGGCACGGGGCGGACCGCGCGGAGAGCGGCTTCACCACCGACCAGATGGTGTCCGAGTACCGTGCGCTGCGCGCGAGCGTGATCCGGCTGTGGGCGAAGTCGCAGGGCAAGGCGACGCCGGACGACCTCGAGGACCTGACGCGCTTCAACGAAGCGATCGACCAGGCGCTCGCAGAGTCGATCATGCGGTACACGCAGGACCTGGACAACTCCAAGGAGATGTTCCTCGCCATCCTCGGTCACGATCTGCGCACGCCGCTCGGCGCGGTGCTGATGTCGTCGGAGTTCATGCTGGAGACGGGCGAGCTGGTCGAGCCGCACCTGGAGCTGGCGAAGAGGATCTCGCGCAGCGCTATCCGCATGAACCAGATGGTGGGAGCGCTGCTCGATTTCACGCGGAGCCGGCTGGGAGGCGGGATTCCCATCGACCGCGGCAGCATGAACATGGGCAAAGCCGTGCACGACGTGGTCGCGGAGCTCTGCGCCATTTATCCGTCGCGGAGCATAGACGTGGACGCCCGCGGCTCGCTGGATGGGGAGTGGGATTGCGAGCGGATCACGCAGGTGCTCACGAACCTGATCGGAAACGCTCTGGAGCACGGCGCGGCCGACACGGGCGTGACCGTGGCAGTGCACGGCGACAGCGACGAAGTCACCGTCGAGATTCACAACCGCGGCGCGGCGATCCCGCCGGAGCAGCTCAAGGGTCTGTTCAACCCGATGAAGAAGTCGGAGTCGGGCGCCGTCGGTGGGAATAGTCCCACGGGCAACCTCGGCCTCGGCTTGTACATCGCCGAGCGGATCGTGCACGCGCACAAGGGCCAAATCGTGGTCGAGTCCTCAGAGGAGGACGGGACGAGGTTCACGGTGCACCTGCCGCGGCACGGGTAG